One Papio anubis isolate 15944 chromosome 9, Panubis1.0, whole genome shotgun sequence genomic window carries:
- the LOC110740799 gene encoding RNA-binding motif protein, X chromosome-like, translating into MVATSREKEPWAMQSSGLLAQFPQTHHASLVITRGSIKARSQKIWKRSKFVEADSPGKLFIGGLNTEPNGKALEAVFGKYGHIVEVLLMKDGEIKSRDFALITFESPADANNAANEMNGKSLDGKAIQVEQAKEPSFESGGRWRPPPLSRNRGPPRCLRCERKGSGGARGHPSCGGHMDDGRYTLNPNMSSSRTGVPKVLGTRDQFHERQFFYRPGVAGDGFGMKLFHLRSPGIRFS; encoded by the exons ATGGTAGCTACATCCCGCGAGAAAGAGCCCTGGGCTATGCAATCAAGTGGATTATTGGCCCAGTTTCCTCAGACACATCATGCTAG TTTAGTGATTACCCGGGGAAGCATAAAGGCAAGATCTCAGAAAATCTGGAAAAGGAGCAAATTTGTGGAAGCAGATTCACCTGGCAAGCTGTTTATAGGTGGCCTTAATACAGAACCCAATGGAAAGGCTCTTGAAGCAGTATTTGGGAAATACGGCCACATAGTGGAAGTTCTTTTGATGAAGGATGGGGAAATCAAGTCAAGAGACTTTGCACTGATTACTTTTGAGAGCCCTGCAGATGCTAACAATGCTGCCAATGAGATGAATGGAAAGTCTTTGGATGGAAAAGCAATTCAAGTAGAGCAAGCCAAGGAACCATCTTTTGAAAGTGGTGGTAGGTGGAGACCACCACCTCTTTCAAGAAACAGAGGCCCTCCAAGATGTCTGAGATGTGAAAGAAAAGGTAGCGGAGGAGCAAGAGGGCATCCCTCATGTGGAGGACACATGGATGATGGCAGATACACTCTTAATCCCAACATGAGTTCTTCTAGGACAGGGGTCCCCAAAGTTttgggcaccagggaccagtttcatgaaagacaatttttctacaGACCAGGGGTGgcgggggatggttttgggatgaaactgttccacctcagatcaccaggtattagattctcataa